A part of Leifsonia xyli subsp. xyli str. CTCB07 genomic DNA contains:
- a CDS encoding dipeptide ABC transporter ATP-binding protein: MNDVVQLDNLQVTFATDAGPVKAVDGVSLSVSPGEVLAIVGESGSGKTVTAKTILGLLPATATASGAVILRSKDRQSEAAILSLSKRELREIRGTDVAMVFQEPSTALNPVYTVGWQIAEGLRAHGKLSKKAAREKAVDILRRVGIPDPEKRVKHYPHQFSGGQKQRIVIAMAMVLNPGLIVADEPTTALDVTVQAEILDLLRRCRDEFGVAIVLITHSMGVVADLADRVAVMYQGKLVEEADVYTLFSAPQADYTRRLLAAVPTIGQGRIATQERARARAEQPGVAPVVQARDLRVRYPGRLGRPGYVAVDGVSFDIRPGEVLGLVGESGSGKTTIGRAIGGLNRVTGGSLQVLGIEMNGVREREFRRVRSEIGFVFQDPASSFNPLLSIADCVAEPLVVHGKASSPADARARVDDLLEAVQLPRGYGDRFPHELSGGQRQRASLARALALEPALLIADEPTSALDVSVQARVLELFAELQREFGFASLFISHDLAVVDLLADRIAVLHRGTLVEEGTGDQVLGSPREEYTQRLLASLPVPDPAEQVDRRAALQALRGGSA, encoded by the coding sequence ATGAACGATGTCGTCCAGCTCGACAATCTGCAAGTGACGTTCGCCACCGACGCCGGCCCCGTGAAGGCTGTCGACGGTGTCTCGCTGTCTGTGTCCCCCGGCGAGGTGCTCGCGATCGTCGGCGAGTCCGGCAGCGGCAAGACGGTCACCGCCAAGACGATCCTCGGCCTGCTTCCGGCGACGGCGACGGCTTCGGGCGCGGTGATCCTGCGCAGCAAGGACCGGCAGAGCGAGGCGGCCATCCTCTCGCTGAGCAAGCGGGAGCTGCGGGAGATCCGCGGCACGGACGTTGCGATGGTCTTCCAGGAACCCTCCACCGCTCTTAACCCCGTGTACACCGTGGGCTGGCAGATCGCCGAAGGTCTTCGTGCCCACGGCAAGCTATCGAAGAAGGCCGCGCGGGAGAAGGCGGTCGACATCCTGCGCCGCGTCGGCATCCCGGACCCGGAGAAGCGCGTCAAGCACTACCCGCACCAGTTCTCGGGCGGGCAGAAGCAGCGCATCGTCATCGCCATGGCGATGGTCCTGAACCCGGGGCTGATCGTCGCCGACGAGCCGACAACCGCGCTGGATGTGACCGTGCAAGCCGAAATCCTCGACCTGCTCCGCCGCTGCCGCGACGAATTCGGCGTTGCGATCGTGCTCATCACCCACAGCATGGGTGTGGTGGCCGACCTCGCCGACCGTGTGGCTGTGATGTACCAGGGCAAACTCGTCGAAGAAGCGGATGTGTACACGCTGTTCTCCGCTCCACAAGCCGACTACACACGGAGGCTGCTGGCAGCCGTCCCGACGATCGGGCAGGGCCGCATCGCGACGCAGGAGCGGGCTCGCGCGCGGGCGGAACAGCCCGGGGTGGCGCCGGTGGTGCAAGCGCGCGACCTCCGCGTCCGCTACCCGGGGCGACTCGGCCGACCCGGGTATGTGGCGGTGGACGGTGTGAGTTTCGATATCCGTCCGGGCGAAGTGCTCGGGCTGGTGGGCGAGTCGGGCTCGGGCAAAACGACCATCGGGCGGGCCATCGGCGGGCTGAACCGGGTCACCGGCGGGTCGCTGCAGGTGCTCGGGATCGAGATGAACGGCGTCCGGGAACGGGAGTTCCGCCGGGTCCGCAGCGAGATCGGCTTCGTGTTCCAGGACCCGGCTTCGAGCTTCAACCCGCTGCTGAGCATTGCGGACTGCGTCGCCGAACCGCTCGTCGTCCACGGCAAGGCTTCGTCGCCGGCAGACGCGCGGGCGCGGGTGGACGATCTGCTGGAGGCGGTGCAGCTGCCGCGCGGCTACGGCGACCGGTTCCCGCACGAGCTCTCCGGCGGTCAGCGGCAGCGCGCGAGTCTCGCCCGTGCGCTCGCGCTGGAGCCCGCGCTCCTGATCGCGGACGAGCCGACCTCCGCGCTGGACGTGTCGGTGCAGGCACGCGTCCTGGAGCTGTTCGCCGAGCTGCAGCGCGAATTCGGGTTCGCCTCCCTGTTCATCAGTCACGACTTGGCGGTTGTCGACCTGCTCGCCGACCGGATCGCGGTGCTGCACCGCGGGACACTCGTGGAGGAGGGGACCGGTGACCAGGTGCTGGGCAGCCCGCGCGAGGAGTACACGCAGCGCCTGCTCGCGTCCCTCCCCGTCCCGGACCCGGCCGAACAGGTCGACCGGCGGGCTGCCTTGCAAGCGTTGCGCGGCGGGAGCGCCTAA
- a CDS encoding ATP-binding cassette domain-containing protein: MSSEPAIVVSDLSVEYPARGASASCVALRGVDFRLESGQSLGVLGETGSGKSTLAAVLSGHGLPLKSCDPGPRIAGGQATVLGRPLRKAKKRDIAEVTFHVGYLPQDAGNTLEPSLTVQDNVSLPILERDRHFSRRAAGERAATTLDTVHLPLSVLSKYPYELSSGQRQRVALARALVLGPRILVADEPTAGIDATVRDAVIDLLGQLREQAEFTAVIVSHDLAVLRRATDVSLVLQGGRPVGYGPIEGVLADPAHPFVQRLARALGRTQRRTERRPQRAS; the protein is encoded by the coding sequence GTGAGCTCCGAACCCGCTATCGTCGTCAGCGACCTGTCCGTCGAATATCCGGCGCGGGGCGCCAGCGCCTCCTGCGTCGCCCTGCGCGGAGTCGATTTCCGGCTGGAATCGGGTCAGTCCCTCGGCGTCCTGGGAGAGACGGGCTCCGGCAAGAGCACGCTCGCCGCTGTGCTCTCCGGCCACGGACTGCCGCTGAAGTCGTGCGATCCCGGACCCCGGATCGCCGGGGGACAGGCGACCGTCCTCGGTCGCCCTCTCCGGAAAGCGAAGAAGCGGGACATCGCGGAGGTCACCTTCCATGTCGGCTACCTGCCGCAAGACGCCGGGAACACCCTGGAGCCGTCGCTCACCGTGCAGGACAACGTATCGCTGCCGATCCTCGAGCGCGACAGGCATTTCTCGCGCCGCGCAGCGGGGGAGCGAGCGGCGACCACGCTCGACACGGTTCACCTGCCGCTCAGTGTGCTCTCGAAGTACCCCTACGAGCTCAGCTCCGGCCAGCGGCAGCGCGTAGCGCTCGCGCGCGCGCTGGTGCTAGGGCCGCGCATCCTGGTCGCCGACGAGCCAACAGCGGGCATCGACGCGACCGTGCGGGATGCCGTGATCGATCTGCTCGGCCAGCTGCGTGAGCAGGCCGAGTTCACCGCCGTGATCGTCAGCCACGACCTCGCCGTCCTGCGCCGGGCGACGGATGTCTCCCTCGTGCTGCAGGGCGGTCGCCCGGTCGGCTACGGCCCGATCGAGGGGGTGCTCGCCGACCCCGCGCATCCCTTCGTTCAGAGACTGGCCAGGGCGCTCGGCCGGACGCAGCGGCGCACCGAGCGGCGACCGCAGCGCGCGAGCTGA
- a CDS encoding D-isomer specific 2-hydroxyacid dehydrogenase family protein encodes MTAEHPAQHHAVLAVDAVPLPVGHRPEPGPIAVLPTAEPAFVAAVEAGGGTVEPLSDRTRGVVWLSNRDAKDFPPVLEAHPGIGWVQLPFAGVDAFGDILAKEDRSRLIWTSAKGAYAQPVAEHALALTLVLLRVLPQRVRAMSWGTVQEGTSLYGLDVAIVGAGGIARELLRLLEPFGVRATIVRRSAEPVPGSAVTTTAERLVEVLPSADVVVLAAALTGGTRRLIGAREFAAMKSTAVLVNIARGGLVDSDALVTALRTGAIAGAGVDVTDPEPLPDGHPLWAEKNCIVTPHQADTAEMVAPLLAERIRLNVQAFLGSGRFVGLVDPGAGY; translated from the coding sequence ATGACCGCCGAGCACCCCGCCCAGCACCACGCCGTCCTGGCGGTGGACGCGGTCCCCCTTCCCGTCGGCCACCGTCCCGAGCCGGGCCCGATCGCGGTGCTGCCGACCGCAGAACCGGCCTTCGTCGCTGCTGTGGAGGCCGGGGGCGGCACGGTCGAGCCGCTCTCCGATCGGACACGCGGAGTGGTGTGGCTGTCGAACCGGGATGCGAAGGACTTCCCGCCGGTGCTTGAAGCGCACCCCGGCATCGGCTGGGTGCAGCTGCCGTTCGCGGGCGTCGACGCCTTTGGCGACATCCTGGCGAAGGAGGACCGGTCCCGGCTGATCTGGACGAGCGCAAAGGGCGCCTACGCCCAGCCCGTTGCCGAACACGCTCTCGCACTCACGCTCGTGCTGCTGCGCGTCCTTCCCCAGCGGGTTCGAGCGATGAGTTGGGGCACGGTGCAGGAGGGCACCTCCCTCTACGGCCTGGATGTCGCGATCGTCGGGGCGGGCGGCATCGCGCGCGAGCTCCTGCGGCTGCTCGAACCGTTCGGAGTCCGCGCGACGATCGTCCGGCGCAGCGCCGAACCCGTCCCCGGTTCGGCGGTGACGACCACCGCCGAACGGCTGGTCGAGGTCCTGCCCTCCGCGGATGTGGTGGTCCTCGCGGCCGCGCTCACGGGCGGCACGCGGCGGCTCATCGGCGCCCGGGAGTTCGCCGCGATGAAGAGCACCGCTGTCCTCGTGAACATCGCCCGCGGCGGCCTCGTCGACAGCGATGCGCTCGTGACGGCTCTCCGCACCGGGGCCATCGCCGGAGCCGGGGTCGATGTCACCGACCCCGAGCCGCTGCCGGACGGCCACCCGCTCTGGGCGGAGAAGAACTGCATCGTCACCCCGCACCAGGCCGACACAGCGGAGATGGTCGCTCCACTGCTCGCCGAGCGGATCCGGCTGAACGTCCAAGCGTTCCTCGGCAGCGGCCGCTTCGTTGGCCTGGTCGACCCTGGCGCGGGGTACTGA
- a CDS encoding sensor histidine kinase, giving the protein MTPPMIAIAAALGAGAVVFLALWLAERVRRRRLAATREESEWDRIDRELDLAEQNGRFRIAGELADVAVAAISRIASQAEGLRYAAGSDPEATALSAGALETAAAADLRRLQDIVAEGRNAALPSPDLHSADGLFRVLRDAGLTVGFTESGKPFELRPGAELAVFRILQTSLGNALKHGGPGTKATVSFAWTGDGLQVSVDDDGIRAAARRSGLDRDGVDRATAYTMEDDLHAITEPPEGADLTELRERASLFGGVLTAKTVPGFGFSLSVVFPALRHHNGVHGVRLR; this is encoded by the coding sequence ATGACCCCACCCATGATCGCCATCGCCGCAGCCCTCGGGGCTGGGGCGGTCGTCTTCCTCGCGCTCTGGCTCGCCGAGCGGGTCCGCCGCCGCCGGCTGGCCGCGACACGGGAGGAGTCCGAATGGGACCGCATCGACCGCGAACTCGACCTGGCCGAGCAAAATGGCCGGTTCCGCATCGCCGGTGAACTCGCAGATGTCGCTGTGGCGGCCATTAGCCGGATCGCCAGCCAGGCGGAAGGACTGCGGTATGCCGCCGGCTCCGATCCCGAAGCGACCGCCCTCTCCGCCGGAGCTCTCGAGACGGCCGCGGCGGCCGATCTGCGCCGGCTGCAGGACATCGTCGCGGAGGGTCGCAATGCCGCCCTCCCGAGCCCCGACCTCCACTCGGCGGATGGCCTCTTCCGCGTCCTGCGCGACGCCGGCCTCACGGTCGGCTTCACCGAGAGCGGCAAACCGTTCGAGCTGCGTCCAGGGGCGGAGCTCGCCGTCTTCCGCATCCTGCAAACCAGTCTCGGAAACGCGCTGAAACACGGCGGTCCGGGAACGAAGGCCACGGTCTCGTTCGCGTGGACCGGCGATGGTCTGCAGGTGAGCGTGGACGACGACGGCATCCGGGCCGCAGCGCGCCGCAGCGGACTCGACCGCGACGGTGTCGACCGCGCGACCGCCTACACGATGGAGGACGACCTCCACGCGATCACCGAGCCGCCCGAGGGCGCAGACCTGACCGAGCTGCGAGAGCGAGCGTCGCTGTTCGGCGGCGTGCTCACGGCGAAGACGGTGCCGGGGTTCGGCTTCTCACTGTCCGTCGTGTTTCCGGCGCTGCGCCACCACAACGGGGTTCACGGCGTCCGGCTTCGCTGA
- the def gene encoding peptide deformylase: MAVLPIRITGDRVLHTRADEVTAFDRELRTLVAEMFDTMDEAPGVGLAGPQVGVPLRLFVYGWTDDDEVLHRGVAINPVLWQSPLETGPLDEDAECEGCLSFPGERFPLRRAERVILQAVDLEGAPFEVRTEGWLARIFQHECDHLEGVLYVDRLGHPFGKQALKTQRKNSWGVPGLSWLPGRDHLED, encoded by the coding sequence ATGGCTGTCCTTCCGATCCGGATCACCGGAGACCGCGTTCTCCACACCCGCGCGGACGAGGTGACCGCCTTCGACCGCGAACTGCGAACGCTTGTCGCGGAGATGTTCGACACGATGGACGAGGCCCCCGGCGTCGGTCTGGCCGGCCCCCAGGTCGGCGTGCCATTGCGCCTGTTCGTCTACGGGTGGACGGACGACGACGAGGTGCTGCACCGTGGCGTCGCGATCAACCCGGTGCTCTGGCAGAGCCCGCTCGAGACCGGCCCGCTGGATGAGGACGCGGAGTGCGAAGGCTGTCTCTCCTTTCCCGGCGAGCGTTTCCCGCTTCGGCGCGCCGAGCGTGTGATTCTGCAGGCGGTGGATCTGGAGGGTGCGCCGTTCGAGGTGCGCACCGAAGGCTGGCTGGCTCGGATCTTCCAGCACGAGTGTGACCACCTCGAGGGCGTGCTCTACGTGGATCGCCTCGGCCATCCCTTCGGCAAGCAGGCGCTGAAGACGCAGCGGAAGAACTCGTGGGGCGTCCCCGGCCTCAGCTGGCTGCCCGGGCGGGACCACCTGGAAGACTGA
- a CDS encoding DMT family transporter, with product MELMDALDLAYQPSQLLGIPVALIGACFLSVGAQLQHHGVAKVEAQTQNAGDGLTLKQIGLLLARPSWVIGTLLLGLAIVFQLVSLKLSPLILVQPLGVVGLVITSVLNARVSGVKLNKQSIIAVGLCVGGVGAFVLIAAVFAKDLPVTGQALIVILIILAVVLLLFGFAFWFLRYRFKAIMYIVGAGVLYGFVATLAKVAIDRISNREWDWLLVACIVALLAAAGLGAYFVQNAYSSGPPDLVIAGLTVIDPMIAVTIGIVVLNETAGAPWWAMLGFAITGAVAIFGVFQLARHHPQSGGEAPIPDAAAAGVGESRLE from the coding sequence ATGGAACTGATGGACGCGCTCGACTTGGCCTATCAACCCAGCCAGCTCCTGGGCATCCCGGTCGCGCTCATCGGCGCGTGTTTCCTCTCCGTCGGCGCGCAGCTGCAGCATCACGGTGTGGCCAAAGTGGAGGCACAGACGCAGAACGCCGGCGACGGCCTCACTCTCAAGCAGATCGGGCTGCTGCTGGCCCGCCCCTCCTGGGTGATCGGGACGCTGCTGCTGGGACTCGCCATCGTTTTCCAGCTGGTCAGCCTCAAACTTTCACCGCTCATCCTCGTGCAGCCGCTCGGCGTGGTTGGGCTCGTGATCACCAGCGTTCTGAACGCTCGCGTGAGCGGGGTGAAGCTCAACAAGCAGTCGATCATCGCGGTCGGCCTGTGCGTGGGGGGCGTCGGCGCGTTCGTCCTCATCGCAGCGGTCTTCGCGAAGGATCTGCCGGTGACGGGCCAAGCGTTGATCGTCATCCTCATCATCCTGGCCGTCGTGCTCCTCCTGTTCGGGTTCGCGTTCTGGTTCCTGCGGTACCGGTTCAAGGCGATCATGTACATCGTGGGCGCCGGTGTGCTCTACGGTTTCGTCGCCACGCTCGCGAAGGTCGCCATCGACCGCATCTCGAACAGGGAGTGGGACTGGCTGCTCGTCGCCTGCATCGTCGCGCTGCTCGCGGCCGCCGGGCTCGGGGCCTACTTCGTGCAGAACGCCTACTCCTCCGGACCGCCGGACCTCGTGATCGCCGGCCTTACCGTCATCGACCCGATGATTGCCGTCACCATCGGCATCGTCGTCCTGAACGAGACAGCGGGGGCGCCGTGGTGGGCGATGCTCGGATTCGCGATCACCGGCGCGGTCGCCATCTTCGGCGTCTTCCAGCTCGCGCGGCACCATCCGCAGTCGGGCGGCGAAGCGCCTATCCCCGACGCCGCTGCGGCTGGCGTCGGGGAAAGCCGCCTAGAATAG
- a CDS encoding glycosyltransferase, producing MGCDTFSPDVNGAARFAERLAAGLVERGHDVHIVAPAASRRHGTWVEEHVGRKLTAHRLRSWRWYPHDWLRFALPWTSKANARRVLDEVKPDVVHLQSHIVIGRGLAYEAQKRGIRIVATNHVMPENIIEFTRLPTFLHHTFVSLAWKDARKSFDRAESITTPTRRAAEFLEKATGLRGVHAISCGIDAHNYTPDFAPRTANRILFVGRVTGEKQIDVLLKAVKLLPDALDTKLEIVGGGDQFKNLQALAETLGIADRVAFLGYVTDEELRAAYTRATVFAMPSIAELQSIATMEAMASGLPVVAADAMALPHLVHDGENGHLFRPGDAQDLADKLASVLTLPQEELDELKNASLRIVASHDVQTTISTFESLYRGEPVADPVTETASEPAARSDPKAAGTGR from the coding sequence ATGGGCTGCGATACCTTTTCCCCGGATGTCAACGGCGCCGCCCGCTTCGCCGAGCGCCTGGCCGCCGGGCTGGTCGAGCGCGGTCACGACGTCCACATCGTCGCCCCCGCGGCCTCCCGCCGCCACGGGACCTGGGTGGAGGAGCACGTCGGCCGCAAACTGACCGCCCATCGGCTGCGCAGCTGGCGCTGGTACCCGCACGACTGGCTGCGCTTCGCTCTGCCCTGGACCAGCAAGGCCAATGCGCGGCGCGTGCTGGACGAAGTGAAACCCGATGTCGTGCATCTGCAATCGCACATCGTCATCGGCCGTGGGCTCGCCTATGAGGCGCAGAAGCGCGGTATCCGCATCGTCGCCACCAACCATGTCATGCCCGAGAACATCATCGAGTTCACTCGCCTGCCGACGTTCCTGCACCACACGTTCGTCTCGCTGGCGTGGAAGGACGCCCGCAAAAGCTTCGACCGCGCTGAGTCGATCACGACCCCGACCCGCCGCGCCGCCGAGTTCCTCGAAAAGGCGACGGGGCTGCGCGGCGTCCACGCGATCTCCTGCGGAATCGACGCCCATAACTACACTCCCGATTTCGCACCGCGCACGGCCAACCGCATCCTCTTCGTCGGCCGGGTGACCGGCGAGAAGCAGATCGACGTGCTGCTCAAAGCGGTGAAGCTCCTGCCCGATGCCCTCGACACGAAGCTCGAGATTGTCGGCGGCGGCGACCAGTTCAAGAATCTGCAAGCCCTCGCGGAGACCCTCGGCATCGCCGATCGGGTCGCTTTCCTCGGTTATGTCACCGATGAGGAACTGCGGGCGGCTTACACGCGAGCCACCGTTTTCGCCATGCCTTCGATCGCCGAGCTCCAGTCCATCGCGACAATGGAAGCGATGGCCTCCGGGCTTCCCGTCGTCGCCGCCGACGCGATGGCGCTCCCGCATCTGGTGCATGACGGCGAAAACGGCCACCTGTTCCGCCCCGGCGATGCGCAAGATCTCGCCGACAAGCTGGCGAGCGTCCTCACCCTCCCGCAGGAAGAGCTCGACGAGCTGAAGAACGCCTCCCTGCGCATCGTGGCCTCCCACGACGTCCAAACGACGATCAGCACCTTCGAAAGCCTGTATCGTGGAGAGCCGGTGGCCGACCCGGTGACGGAGACGGCCTCCGAACCCGCTGCGCGGAGCGATCCGAAAGCGGCGGGCACGGGGCGGTAG
- a CDS encoding NUDIX domain-containing protein, with product MAVRSAGILLYRRGETSVEVWIAHMGGPFWAQKDEGGWTIPKGLVEDGEDDLAAARREFAEEMGSPAPEADYERLGEFKTSGKTIVVFAAEAAFDPVEIHSDTFELEWPPRSGRVQRFAEVDAAGWHPVEDARLKLARGQRPVLDALLRTGGDADRLTPSS from the coding sequence ATGGCGGTCCGCAGCGCCGGAATCCTGCTCTATCGGCGGGGCGAGACCAGTGTCGAGGTGTGGATCGCCCACATGGGCGGGCCGTTCTGGGCGCAGAAGGACGAGGGCGGCTGGACCATCCCGAAAGGCCTTGTCGAAGACGGTGAAGACGATCTGGCAGCGGCCCGGCGGGAGTTCGCCGAGGAGATGGGCTCACCTGCGCCGGAGGCAGACTATGAACGGCTCGGCGAGTTCAAGACCTCCGGCAAGACGATCGTCGTGTTCGCGGCCGAGGCCGCGTTCGACCCGGTCGAGATCCACAGCGACACGTTCGAACTCGAGTGGCCGCCGCGCTCGGGACGTGTCCAGCGGTTCGCCGAGGTGGATGCCGCAGGATGGCACCCTGTCGAAGACGCCCGCCTCAAGCTCGCGAGGGGGCAGCGGCCGGTGCTCGACGCGCTGCTGAGGACGGGTGGCGACGCGGACCGGCTAACGCCGTCCTCGTAA
- a CDS encoding NUDIX domain-containing protein, with protein MEGPNGERFWGRFGAAGLLVHDARRGVLLQHRAEWSHFGGTWGLPGGARHEGESAVEGALREAAEETAVPADALELLFTCVLDLGFWSYTTVVAEVVRPFEARIADVESIELRWAPLAEVAELPLHPRFGAAWPELHARLMALTG; from the coding sequence GTGGAAGGCCCGAACGGCGAGCGGTTCTGGGGCCGGTTCGGCGCCGCCGGGTTGCTGGTTCACGACGCCCGCCGAGGGGTGCTTCTGCAACACCGGGCCGAGTGGAGCCACTTCGGCGGAACCTGGGGCTTGCCGGGAGGAGCGCGGCACGAGGGGGAGTCCGCCGTGGAGGGAGCCCTGCGCGAAGCCGCAGAGGAGACTGCTGTTCCAGCGGATGCCCTTGAACTGCTGTTCACCTGTGTGCTGGATCTCGGTTTCTGGTCGTACACCACGGTCGTGGCTGAGGTCGTGCGCCCGTTCGAGGCGCGGATAGCGGACGTCGAAAGCATCGAACTGCGCTGGGCGCCGCTCGCCGAGGTGGCCGAGCTGCCCTTGCATCCCCGGTTCGGCGCAGCGTGGCCAGAGCTCCACGCACGGCTGATGGCGCTGACCGGCTGA
- a CDS encoding bifunctional 3'-5' exonuclease/DNA polymerase, whose translation MHIILDRSSDGLVAAMPEDGPAERLDTGGLREFVRLHERGDDHPRWVWSETRAWYPALLAAGVRVERCADLRLSHVILRHSALSAASAIATAPPGPWDATIEAEEPPSAAHTALFELDQPTPREPPSAAEFAAQQDAVAASANPGRLRLLLAAESVGALIAAEMRFAGLPYSAERHDALLTDLLGPRPAYGGPVVLEDLAAQIRAALDSPDLNPDSPPALLRALQRAGLRVSSTSSWELRELDHPVIEPLLHYKKLARLLTANGWSWLESWVQDGRFRPDYVPGGVVTGRWATRGGSALQLPKQLRGAVVADPGWKLVVADAAQLEPRILTGLAQDQRMAAAGRGQDLYTGIVSAGAVTERAQAKVAMLGAMYGATTGESGRLMPRLARAFPRAVRLVEEAARAGERGEAVTSHLGRSSPRPGGSWQETQSAASTAESTPADERRARAQARDWGRFTRNFVVQASAAEWALCWMAELRNRLTALAPGRPLTEAPHLVYFLHDEVIVHTPDALAEAVGEAVSAAAARAGTLLFGGFPVEFPVTAAVVDSYAEAK comes from the coding sequence ATGCACATCATCCTCGACCGGTCATCCGATGGCTTGGTCGCCGCGATGCCGGAGGACGGCCCGGCCGAGCGGCTCGACACCGGCGGTCTGAGGGAGTTCGTCCGGCTCCACGAACGGGGGGATGACCACCCGCGCTGGGTCTGGAGCGAAACGCGCGCCTGGTATCCTGCGCTGCTCGCCGCCGGCGTCCGCGTCGAACGCTGCGCCGATCTGCGGCTGAGTCACGTCATCCTCCGCCACAGCGCACTGAGCGCGGCCTCAGCGATCGCGACCGCCCCACCTGGGCCGTGGGATGCCACGATCGAAGCCGAGGAGCCGCCGTCCGCCGCGCACACCGCGCTCTTCGAGCTGGACCAGCCCACCCCTCGGGAGCCACCATCCGCCGCCGAGTTCGCCGCCCAGCAGGATGCCGTGGCCGCCTCCGCCAATCCCGGACGCCTGCGTCTGCTGCTGGCCGCCGAGTCCGTCGGCGCACTGATCGCGGCGGAGATGCGCTTCGCCGGCCTGCCCTACAGCGCTGAGCGGCACGACGCCCTTCTGACCGATCTGCTCGGACCTCGCCCCGCCTATGGCGGGCCCGTGGTGCTCGAGGACCTGGCCGCGCAGATCCGGGCCGCCCTCGACTCGCCCGACCTCAACCCCGACAGCCCGCCCGCGCTGCTGCGGGCTCTGCAACGCGCGGGTCTCCGTGTGAGCTCCACCAGTTCCTGGGAGCTCCGTGAGCTCGACCACCCAGTCATCGAGCCGCTACTGCACTATAAGAAGCTCGCCAGGCTGCTGACAGCGAACGGCTGGTCCTGGCTCGAATCCTGGGTGCAGGATGGCCGGTTCCGGCCCGACTATGTTCCGGGCGGGGTGGTGACGGGACGCTGGGCGACGCGCGGTGGCAGCGCCCTCCAACTGCCGAAGCAATTACGCGGCGCCGTGGTCGCCGATCCCGGCTGGAAGCTGGTCGTCGCCGACGCCGCACAACTTGAACCACGCATCCTGACCGGCCTCGCGCAGGATCAGAGGATGGCCGCCGCCGGCCGCGGGCAGGACCTGTACACGGGCATCGTCTCCGCGGGTGCGGTGACCGAGCGCGCACAGGCCAAGGTCGCGATGCTTGGTGCGATGTACGGCGCGACGACGGGGGAGAGCGGCCGGTTGATGCCGCGCCTCGCCCGGGCCTTCCCGCGAGCCGTGCGGCTCGTAGAAGAAGCTGCACGGGCGGGGGAGAGAGGCGAAGCCGTTACTTCCCACCTGGGTCGCAGTTCGCCGCGACCGGGCGGCTCCTGGCAGGAGACGCAGTCGGCTGCCAGCACGGCCGAGTCGACTCCCGCCGACGAACGCCGCGCACGCGCGCAGGCTCGCGACTGGGGCCGCTTCACGCGCAACTTCGTGGTGCAGGCGAGCGCGGCCGAGTGGGCGCTGTGCTGGATGGCCGAGCTGCGGAACCGCCTGACCGCGCTCGCGCCCGGACGGCCGCTGACCGAAGCGCCCCACCTCGTCTACTTCTTGCACGACGAAGTCATCGTTCATACGCCGGACGCTCTCGCTGAAGCAGTGGGCGAAGCCGTGTCGGCCGCCGCTGCTCGGGCCGGCACCCTGCTCTTCGGCGGTTTTCCCGTCGAGTTCCCCGTCACCGCGGCCGTGGTCGACAGCTACGCGGAGGCCAAATGA
- a CDS encoding DUF1684 domain-containing protein, translating to MTDTAPASDPRDTLARYRRRREQAVVAPKGNLALVNTQWITGAPGGEQTIWGVPGRWAPLPAGHSGLRVTAAAADGITVDGALVDGSAIVRGKDDPNPSEIVFSDTVTGFVIASETGEYALRVWDANSEAIRDFGSIDAFPFNTEWIVQAAFRPIEGGKIVGFEHLKDDGATRDMVIPGEIAFAKYGVDYSLAAFQAGRALQLVFADSTNGDSTYAVGRFLFVAPNSDGTVTLDFNLAVLPPCAFSYNFNCPLPPAQNRFAVPIEAGEKNVLNKAGGLLH from the coding sequence ATGACCGACACCGCCCCCGCTTCCGATCCCCGCGATACCCTGGCCCGCTACCGTCGGCGCCGCGAGCAGGCCGTCGTCGCGCCGAAGGGCAACCTGGCACTGGTGAACACGCAGTGGATCACCGGCGCGCCCGGCGGCGAGCAGACGATCTGGGGCGTTCCAGGACGGTGGGCTCCGCTGCCGGCCGGGCACTCCGGTCTCAGGGTCACCGCCGCGGCCGCCGACGGCATCACGGTGGACGGCGCACTCGTCGACGGCTCGGCGATCGTGCGCGGAAAAGACGACCCGAACCCCTCAGAGATCGTCTTCAGTGACACGGTCACCGGGTTCGTGATCGCCAGCGAAACGGGGGAGTATGCGCTGCGGGTGTGGGACGCGAACTCCGAGGCGATCCGGGATTTCGGTTCCATCGACGCCTTCCCCTTCAACACCGAGTGGATCGTCCAAGCGGCGTTCCGCCCGATCGAGGGCGGCAAGATCGTCGGCTTCGAGCACCTCAAAGACGACGGCGCGACGCGCGATATGGTGATCCCCGGCGAGATCGCCTTCGCCAAATACGGCGTCGATTACAGCCTCGCCGCCTTCCAGGCGGGACGCGCCCTCCAGCTCGTCTTCGCCGACAGCACCAATGGCGACAGCACATACGCCGTCGGCCGTTTCCTCTTCGTCGCGCCGAACTCCGACGGAACCGTTACGCTCGACTTCAACCTGGCGGTGCTGCCGCCCTGCGCGTTCAGCTACAACTTCAACTGCCCGCTGCCACCGGCGCAGAACCGGTTCGCGGTGCCGATCGAGGCGGGGGAGAAGAACGTCCTGAACAAGGCTGGCGGACTGCTGCACTGA